One genomic segment of Natrialbaceae archaeon AArc-T1-2 includes these proteins:
- a CDS encoding DUF7090 family protein produces the protein MEYALEIDGAPDSVAGGTSVLLLHPSTGETDRIDTDFLKTDTDHFLVVSTRTTAREVKQKLEHYDVDESCAVILDTLSIERGYSRRSGDDIHYVAAPDDVDGIVRQVERFLENYDGKLRISFDSVTELAYYAGEDAALEATERILGLLEEHDAVGLFHLSEEVHDDDTVEQFRAPFDGTVDLDEDGSVTVEF, from the coding sequence ATGGAGTACGCACTCGAGATCGATGGGGCACCCGACTCGGTAGCCGGCGGGACGAGCGTTCTCTTGTTACATCCGAGTACGGGCGAAACGGATCGCATCGACACCGACTTTCTCAAGACCGACACCGATCACTTCCTCGTCGTCTCCACGCGAACCACGGCCCGGGAGGTCAAACAGAAACTCGAACACTACGACGTCGACGAATCCTGTGCCGTCATCCTCGATACGTTGAGCATCGAACGCGGCTACTCCCGACGATCCGGCGACGACATCCACTACGTCGCTGCACCCGACGACGTCGACGGCATCGTCAGACAGGTCGAACGGTTCCTCGAGAACTACGACGGGAAACTCAGAATCAGCTTCGACTCCGTCACCGAACTCGCCTACTACGCCGGCGAGGACGCAGCCCTCGAGGCGACCGAACGCATTCTCGGGTTGCTCGAGGAACACGACGCCGTCGGTCTCTTTCATCTCTCCGAGGAGGTCCACGACGACGACACCGTCGAGCAGTTTCGCGCGCCGTTCGACGGAACGGTCGACCTCGACGAGGATGGATCGGTAACCGTCGAGTTCTGA
- the upp gene encoding uracil phosphoribosyltransferase, translating to MPIEDRDEAYLVTHALARDTLSRLRDVETEQVNFRKGLVKLGRICGYEIIDGRMETEYVEIETPLEETMGECVKGLDDVVIINVLRAATPFVEGLLKAFPRARQGVISASRDESAGREEDGSFPITIDYVKLPEIREEDTVIVADPMLATGSTMCAVLEHVVENSPEPDHLIVLAAVSAPDGLLRVNESFPEVDLLTVSIDDYLDDDGYIVPGLGDAGDRAFRTN from the coding sequence ATGCCGATCGAAGACCGTGACGAGGCGTATCTCGTCACCCACGCACTGGCCAGAGACACGCTCTCGCGGCTTCGCGACGTCGAGACCGAGCAGGTCAACTTCCGGAAGGGGCTCGTCAAACTCGGGCGGATCTGTGGCTACGAGATCATCGACGGGCGCATGGAGACCGAGTACGTCGAGATCGAGACGCCACTCGAGGAGACGATGGGCGAGTGCGTGAAAGGACTCGACGACGTCGTCATCATCAACGTCTTGCGGGCGGCGACGCCGTTCGTCGAAGGGCTGCTCAAGGCGTTCCCGCGGGCGCGACAGGGCGTCATCAGCGCGAGCCGCGACGAGTCGGCCGGGCGCGAGGAGGACGGTTCGTTCCCGATCACGATCGACTACGTGAAACTGCCCGAGATCCGTGAGGAAGATACGGTGATCGTCGCCGATCCGATGCTCGCAACCGGCAGCACGATGTGTGCCGTCTTAGAGCACGTCGTCGAGAACTCTCCCGAACCGGATCACCTCATCGTCCTCGCTGCGGTCTCGGCACCGGACGGACTGCTCAGGGTGAACGAGTCGTTTCCGGAGGTCGACCTGCTCACCGTCTCGATCGACGACTACCTCGACGACGACGGCTACATCGTTCCCGGACTCGGCGACGCCGGCGACCGGGCGTTCCGGACGAACTGA
- a CDS encoding IMPACT family protein yields the protein MTDTYRTVAEPATTTFVVQGSEFLGHVRPVESVEAAEAFVETVDSEYADATHNVPAYRVRADPDGELLREYSSDDGEPSGSAGKPALNVLQGRELENVAVVVTRYYGGTNLGVGGLVRAYSRAVKEAVDEAGVIEERPHERVVVVVEYDDSGTVRGVLESEGYEFDADYEQRVTFDVRVPREAAASLRDRLRSATSGRVDLE from the coding sequence GTGACCGACACGTACCGGACCGTCGCCGAACCCGCGACCACCACCTTCGTCGTCCAGGGGTCCGAGTTTCTCGGCCACGTCCGACCGGTCGAGTCCGTCGAGGCGGCCGAGGCGTTCGTCGAGACGGTCGACTCGGAGTACGCGGACGCGACACACAACGTCCCCGCCTACCGCGTCCGTGCCGACCCCGACGGCGAACTGCTTCGAGAGTACTCGAGCGACGACGGCGAACCCTCGGGCTCGGCCGGCAAGCCCGCGCTCAACGTCCTCCAGGGACGAGAACTCGAGAACGTCGCCGTCGTCGTCACCCGCTACTACGGCGGGACGAACCTCGGTGTCGGCGGGCTCGTCCGGGCGTACTCCCGCGCCGTGAAAGAGGCCGTCGACGAGGCGGGGGTGATCGAGGAGCGGCCCCACGAACGGGTCGTGGTCGTCGTCGAGTACGACGACTCCGGCACCGTCAGGGGGGTCCTCGAGAGCGAGGGCTACGAGTTCGACGCCGACTACGAGCAACGGGTGACCTTCGACGTCCGCGTCCCACGCGAGGCGGCCGCGTCGTTGCGCGACCGACTTCGGAGCGCGACGAGCGGTCGCGTCGACCTCGAGTAA
- a CDS encoding YgaP family membrane protein yields MERNVGGLDRIGRVVLELTLLIVGYRNRDETPGTLAFVAGSDILATAVIGRCPLNALCGIDTCPDP; encoded by the coding sequence ATGGAGCGAAACGTCGGTGGACTGGATCGCATCGGTCGCGTCGTCCTCGAGCTAACCTTGCTGATCGTGGGATATCGAAACCGAGACGAAACGCCTGGCACGCTCGCGTTCGTCGCCGGCAGCGACATATTGGCGACCGCCGTCATCGGGCGCTGTCCGCTGAATGCGCTGTGTGGTATCGACACCTGTCCGGACCCATAG
- a CDS encoding ABC transporter permease subunit, with protein MSDASPSLNLESVRAIAKKDVHDAARSKVLWLLSVLFVAFLGGAAFVFVQFEQAVAAEGAEVAATDLVLFLEGPVAWLLPLIGLLVGYKAVAGEVDSGTGKILFTLPHSRLDVVVGKLVGRTLVLWATFLVGLVVSLAVIVALYDELAVTAILTFAVLSMLLGAVFVSIGVTISALTTSTTKAAAAIVGVFVFLYFVFDSFRLVGYYLLTGSVMPAPGSNPSAWYLLYPRLNPIEAYSAALNGLVSDLVHPEVFQYFEDPAAVPFYLSGWFALVLLLVWLVVPPALGYLRFRRLDL; from the coding sequence AGCGATGCGAGTCCGTCGCTGAACCTCGAAAGCGTCCGTGCGATCGCGAAAAAAGACGTCCACGACGCTGCCCGCTCGAAGGTGCTGTGGCTGCTTTCCGTGCTGTTCGTCGCCTTCCTCGGCGGTGCGGCGTTCGTGTTCGTCCAGTTCGAACAGGCCGTCGCCGCCGAGGGAGCCGAGGTCGCGGCGACGGACCTGGTGCTCTTTCTCGAGGGACCGGTAGCGTGGCTGTTGCCCCTGATCGGGCTGCTCGTCGGCTACAAGGCCGTCGCCGGCGAGGTCGACTCTGGGACCGGCAAGATCCTCTTTACGCTGCCACACTCCCGACTCGACGTCGTCGTCGGCAAACTCGTCGGTCGGACGCTCGTGCTGTGGGCGACGTTTCTCGTCGGTCTCGTCGTTTCCCTCGCCGTCATCGTAGCGCTGTACGACGAACTCGCGGTGACCGCGATCCTTACGTTCGCCGTCCTCTCGATGCTTCTGGGTGCGGTCTTCGTCAGCATCGGGGTCACGATCTCCGCACTGACGACCTCGACGACGAAAGCTGCCGCCGCCATCGTCGGCGTCTTCGTCTTCCTGTACTTCGTGTTCGACTCGTTCCGGCTCGTCGGCTACTACCTGCTTACGGGCTCGGTCATGCCCGCACCCGGCTCGAACCCGTCGGCGTGGTATCTCCTGTACCCGCGGCTGAATCCGATCGAGGCCTACAGCGCCGCGCTCAACGGCCTCGTCTCCGATCTCGTCCACCCCGAGGTGTTCCAGTACTTCGAGGACCCGGCCGCGGTCCCGTTTTACCTGTCGGGCTGGTTCGCTCTCGTGCTCTTGCTCGTCTGGCTCGTCGTGCCGCCGGCGCTTGGGTACCTGCGGTTTCGCCGGCTCGATCTGTAG